In one Brassica oleracea var. oleracea cultivar TO1000 chromosome C9, BOL, whole genome shotgun sequence genomic region, the following are encoded:
- the LOC106315036 gene encoding cation/H(+) antiporter 24, producing MVRHFPSNDRILMPIHIGFWPEDPPPTGEVSTRDFSSRLPVVCRHVHSKQPFGMFRGENAMNYAFSTFLIEAILIIFFIKITCFLLRPLRQPRIVCEIIGGMMIGPSMLGGSRNFNYYLFPPISNYICENLGLLGFVYFFFITAAKTDVSAIAKSPRKHKYIAVIGIVVPLVCTLATGMAMRDKMDKNMRKFSSVGSIAFALAFSSFPVIYTVLRDMNLLNSEVGKFAMSVALIGDMAAIVALIFFEALNQVEEGGATAIVWYLISVVIFNAFMSLVVGRALEWVVDQTPEGKLVDQNYIVMILMGVLVACFITDMFGLSMGMGPILLGFIVPQGPPLGSTLAIRSETFIHEFLMPFSFGLVGLKTNVNLITNDIWEQKLSPLVYMTAVGFISKFLAVFSAAVFFKIPTRDSLTLGLMLNLRGQIDTLLYLHWIDKNIIGLPGFAILVLHALVVTGIATPLISFLYDPDRPYRISKYRTIQHTPPSTEVGLVLAVADHEALSGLFTFLDLANPTTSSPFCIYAIQLVELMGRASPVFIDHEEEEEDEEDDEEEVEEEEDEGARRNQVQTAFRLYQERRFECVTLRAYTAHAPKRLMYHNICQLALANKTAFILLPYQQERLDDDAPTELRNSGMLSVNADVLAHTPCSVCIYYDKGRRRNARSQETYRFVVLFLGGADNREALHLADRMTVNPDISLTVIRFLSFNHEGEDEREKKLDDGVVTWFWVKNEDKERVSYREVVVKNGAETLAAIQALNDNDYDLWITGKREGINPKIIEGLAEWSENHQLGVIGDTVAGSVFASEGSVLVVQQQVRNQKGSGFLNGKLDYKKLVSYWSCNNC from the exons ATGGTTAGGCATTTCCCCAGCAATGACCGGATTCTCATGCCAATCCATATTGGGTTCTGGCCGGAGGACCCACCACCCACCGGTGAGGTTAGTACTCGAGACTTCTCGTCTAGACTTCCGGTGGTTTGTCGACACGTTCACAGTAAGCAACCATTTGGAATGTTCAGAGGCGAAAACGCTATGAACTATGCATTTTCAACTTTCTTGATCGAGGCAATTCTTATTATCTTCTTCATCAAAATCACATGCTTCCTCCTTCGACCTCTACGTCAACCTCGTATCGTCTGCGAGATCATT GGTGGAATGATGATAGGACCGTCGATGCTTGGAGGAAGCAGGAACTTCAACTACTACTTGTTCCCACCGATATCAAATTACATATGTGAAAACTTGGGACTGTTGGGATTTGTTTACTTCTTCTTTATCACTGCGGCCAAAACTGACGTTTCAGCCATTGCAAAGTCTCCAAGAAAGCATAAGTACATTGCTGTGATCGGCATTGTCGTCCCCCTGGTATGCACTTTGGCCACGGGGATGGCAATGCGAGACAAAATGGACAAGAACATGAGAAAGTTTTCATCAGTTGGATCGATTGCGTTTGCCTTGGCTTTTAGTTCTTTCCCTGTCATCTACACCGTCTTAAGAGACATGAACCTTCTCAACTCTGAAGTAGGCAAGTTCGCCATGTCGGTGGCTCTCATTGGAGACATGGCAGCGATTGTTGCTCTTATTTTTTTCGAGGCCTTGAATCAGGTAGAGGAAGGAGGAGCCACGGCTATAGTTTGGTATCTTATATCGGTGGTTATATTCAATGCTTTTATGTCTTTGGTTGTGGGACGAGCTCTTGAGTGGGTGGTCGACCAAACGCCAGAGGGGAAACTCGTCGACCAAAACTATATTGTAATGATTCTCATGGGTGTTCTTGTCGCTTGTTTCATTACAGACATGTTTGGTTTATCTATGGGCATGGGACCCATTTTGCTAGGGTTCATTGTCCCTCAAGGTCCACCTTTGGGTTCGACGCTGGCTATTAGGAGCGAGACTTTCATCCATGAGTTCTTGATGCCTTTCTCCTTTGGTTTGGTGGGACTCAAGACCAATGTCAATCTTATCACCAATGATATTTGGGAACAAAAGCTCTCTCCTCTCGTCTACATGACAGCCGTTGGATTCATCTCTAAGTTTCTCGCTGTGTTTTCCGCTGCTGTCTTCTTTAAAATCCCCACCAGAGACAGTCTCACGCTTGGTCTCATGTTGAACTTGAGAGGCCAGATAGATACCTTGCTCTACTTGCATTGGATAGACAAAAATATAATCGGTTTACCCGGTTTTGCTATCTTGGTTTTGCATGCCCTTGTGGTTACGGGAATAGCAACACCGCTTATCAGCTTCCTTTACGATCCAGATCGTCCTTACAGGATCAGCAAGTACCGCACCATACAACACACTCCCCCGTCTACCGAGGTGGGACTTGTTCTCGCCGTCGCCGACCACGAAGCCTTGTCCGGTTTGTTCACCTTTCTCGACCTTGCTAATCCCACTACAAGTAGCCCCTTTTGTATATATGCTATCCAGTTAGTGGAATTAATGGGGCGAGCCTCGCCAGTTTTTATCGACCACGAGGAGGAGGAAGAGGATGAGGAGGACGATGAGGAAGAGGTGGAAGAAGAAGAAGATGAAGGTGCCCGGAGAAACCAGGTGCAAACCGCATTTAGGTTGTACCAAGAGAGAAGATTTGAATGTGTAACGCTACGTGCCTACACAGCTCATGCTCCAAAGCGTCTAATGTACCACAACATTTGCCAGCTAGCATTGGCTAATAAAACCGCTTTCATTCTCTTACCTTATCAGCAAGAACGTCTCGACGACGATGCACCAACGGAGCTACGTAACTCCGGCATGTTATCCGTGAACGCGGATGTCTTGGCGCACACGCCATGCTCTGTTTGTATCTATTACGACAAGGGACGGCGTAGAAACGCTCGGTCCCAAGAAACGTACCGTTTTGTTGTTCTGTTCTTAGGAGGAGCTGACAACAGAGAAGCTCTGCATCTGGCCGACAGGATGACGGTGAATCCAGACATAAGCTTGACGGTGATCAGGTTCTTGTCGTTTAACCATGAAGGAGAGGACGAGAGGGAGAAAAAGCTGGACGATGGGGTGGTGACGTGGTTCTGGGTCAAGAATGAAGACAAGGAGAGGGTTAGTTACAGGGAGGTTGTGGTCAAGAACGGTGCGGAGACGCTGGCTGCAATACAAGCGTTGAATGACAACGACTATGATCTGTGGATAACGGGGAAGAGAGAAGGTATCAACCCGAAGATTATAGAAGGGCTTGCGGAGTGGAGTGAGAACCACCAGCTTGGAGTGATCGGAGACACTGTGGCGGGGAGTGTGTTTGCCTCGGAAGGTTCGGTGTTAGTAGTACAGCAACAGGTGAGGAACCAGAAGGGTAGTGGTTTCTTGAATGGCAAGTTGGATTACAAGAAGTTAGTGTCTTATTGGTCTTGTAATAATTGTTAG